One stretch of Chelonia mydas isolate rCheMyd1 chromosome 21, rCheMyd1.pri.v2, whole genome shotgun sequence DNA includes these proteins:
- the HMGA1 gene encoding high mobility group protein HMG-I/HMG-Y isoform X3, with the protein MSESSAKSSQPLASKQEEDVSEKRGRGRPRKKPQEPSEAPTPKRPRGRPKGSKNKATSKGRKAAVTPGRKPRGRPKKSQKDEEEVNVSQESSEEEQ; encoded by the exons ATGAGTGAATCTAGTGCAAAATCCAGCCAGCCCTTGGCTTCCAAACAGGAGGAGGACGTGTCTGAGAAGAGAGGGCGGGGACGACCCAGGAAGAAGCCTCAG GAACCCAGCGAGGCACCAACCCCCAAGAGACCACGTGGCAGACCAAAGGGGAGCAAAAACAAGGCCACTTCTAAAGGCAGG AAAGCTGCAGTAACACCTGGGAGGAAACCTCGAGGCCGGCCCAAAAAATCG CAGAAGGACGAAGAGGAAGTGAACGTTTCGCAGGAGTCATCCGAAGAGGAGCAGTGA
- the HMGA1 gene encoding high mobility group protein HMG-I/HMG-Y isoform X2 gives MSESSAKSSQPLASKQEEDVSEKRGRGRPRKKPQQEPSEAPTPKRPRGRPKGSKNKATSKGRKAAVTPGRKPRGRPKKSKDEEEVNVSQESSEEEQ, from the exons ATGAGTGAATCTAGTGCAAAATCCAGCCAGCCCTTGGCTTCCAAACAGGAGGAGGACGTGTCTGAGAAGAGAGGGCGGGGACGACCCAGGAAGAAGCCTCAG CAGGAACCCAGCGAGGCACCAACCCCCAAGAGACCACGTGGCAGACCAAAGGGGAGCAAAAACAAGGCCACTTCTAAAGGCAGG AAAGCTGCAGTAACACCTGGGAGGAAACCTCGAGGCCGGCCCAAAAAATCG AAGGACGAAGAGGAAGTGAACGTTTCGCAGGAGTCATCCGAAGAGGAGCAGTGA
- the HMGA1 gene encoding high mobility group protein HMG-I/HMG-Y isoform X1, with protein sequence MSESSAKSSQPLASKQEEDVSEKRGRGRPRKKPQQEPSEAPTPKRPRGRPKGSKNKATSKGRKAAVTPGRKPRGRPKKSQKDEEEVNVSQESSEEEQ encoded by the exons ATGAGTGAATCTAGTGCAAAATCCAGCCAGCCCTTGGCTTCCAAACAGGAGGAGGACGTGTCTGAGAAGAGAGGGCGGGGACGACCCAGGAAGAAGCCTCAG CAGGAACCCAGCGAGGCACCAACCCCCAAGAGACCACGTGGCAGACCAAAGGGGAGCAAAAACAAGGCCACTTCTAAAGGCAGG AAAGCTGCAGTAACACCTGGGAGGAAACCTCGAGGCCGGCCCAAAAAATCG CAGAAGGACGAAGAGGAAGTGAACGTTTCGCAGGAGTCATCCGAAGAGGAGCAGTGA